One segment of Patescibacteria group bacterium DNA contains the following:
- the asnS gene encoding asparagine--tRNA ligase, translating to MFIKDLKNYKDREVVLRGWIYNFRSSGAIMFLQLRDGTGFCQCILNKETLRQAQGDNKAEEKWNAAQKITLETSIELSGLVTEHPKHPGEFELQVSDFKIYQIPSEEYPIGKKEHGPEFLLDNRHLWLRSSRQWAIQRVRDTLIRATYEWMHQNNFVKFDSPILTPAACEGTTTLFGVEYFDLGKAYLSQSGQLYLEAAIASLGRVFDFGPVFRAEKSKTRRHLTEFWMMDAEAAFVEHEENMKIQEDLISFMVGKVLAENQEELKILERDIEPLKKVMSPFYHITHQEAVKKLRELGSDIGEMDDFGADDETILTKLYDKPLFVENYPAEVKAFYMKRDPSGKFALNNDLLAPEGYGEIIGGSQREDNYDELVKRIKEHNLPMDAFQWYLDLRKFGSVPHSGFGFGLERIVAWVCGLTHVRETIPFPRLINRITP from the coding sequence ATGTTCATCAAAGACCTGAAAAATTATAAAGACAGAGAAGTTGTGCTCCGTGGCTGGATTTATAATTTCCGCTCATCTGGCGCAATTATGTTTTTGCAGTTGCGGGATGGGACTGGGTTTTGCCAGTGTATATTAAATAAAGAAACCCTTCGACAAGCTCAGGGTGACAATAAGGCAGAGGAAAAATGGAATGCCGCGCAGAAAATAACTTTGGAAACTTCCATTGAATTATCCGGATTGGTAACAGAACACCCGAAACACCCGGGCGAGTTTGAATTGCAGGTTTCTGATTTTAAAATTTACCAAATCCCAAGCGAAGAATATCCGATTGGTAAAAAAGAGCACGGGCCGGAATTTCTTTTAGATAACCGTCATTTATGGCTCCGTTCCAGCCGGCAGTGGGCAATCCAGCGTGTGCGCGATACGTTGATCCGCGCCACTTACGAATGGATGCATCAAAATAATTTTGTCAAATTTGATTCGCCGATATTAACGCCGGCTGCGTGTGAAGGCACGACCACGCTTTTTGGTGTTGAATATTTTGATTTAGGCAAAGCATATTTATCACAATCAGGGCAATTATACCTTGAGGCCGCGATTGCATCATTAGGTAGAGTGTTTGATTTCGGGCCGGTGTTCAGGGCGGAAAAATCAAAAACCAGAAGGCACCTGACGGAATTTTGGATGATGGACGCGGAAGCCGCGTTTGTGGAGCATGAGGAAAATATGAAAATTCAGGAAGATTTAATCAGCTTTATGGTTGGTAAAGTTTTAGCCGAGAATCAGGAAGAGTTGAAAATTTTGGAAAGAGACATTGAGCCATTAAAAAAAGTGATGTCGCCGTTTTATCACATAACGCACCAAGAGGCCGTGAAAAAATTGCGTGAGCTTGGTAGTGACATCGGTGAGATGGATGATTTTGGGGCAGACGACGAAACTATTTTAACCAAACTTTACGACAAACCATTGTTCGTGGAAAATTATCCGGCTGAAGTCAAGGCGTTTTATATGAAGCGCGACCCAAGCGGCAAATTTGCCCTGAACAATGATTTACTTGCCCCAGAGGGCTATGGCGAAATTATCGGCGGTTCGCAACGCGAGGATAATTATGATGAATTAGTAAAACGCATTAAAGAACATAATTTGCCCATGGACGCGTTTCAGTGGTATCTTGATTTGCGCAAATTTGGTAGTGTACCTCATTCTGGCTTCGGTTTCGGCCTTGAGCGCATTGTGGCTTGGGTGTGCGGGTTAACTCATGTGCGCGAAACCATTCCATTCCCGCGTTTAATCAATAGAATAACTCCGTGA